A section of the Falco biarmicus isolate bFalBia1 chromosome 3, bFalBia1.pri, whole genome shotgun sequence genome encodes:
- the NDRG1 gene encoding protein NDRG1 isoform X3, whose amino-acid sequence MVLDMEDTVYLLNNAEQDVETVHGSVHVTMCGTPRGNRPAILTYHDIGLNHKTCFNPLFNFEDMQEITQHFAVCHVDAPGQQDGAPSFQAGYVYPSMDQLAEMLPGILKQFGLKTVIGMGTGAGAYILTRFALNHAEMVEGLVLINVNPCAEGWMDWAATKISGWTNALPDMVISHLFGKEEIHSNHDLIHTYRQHIINDMNQTNLHLFVNSYNSRRDLEIERPVPGINVVTLQCPVLLVVGDSSPAVDAVVECNSKLDPTRTTLLKMADCGGLPQVSQPAKLAEAFKYFVQGMGYIPSASMTRLMRSRTASGSSVTSLEGQRSRSHTGEGTRSRSHTGEGTRSRSHTGDGARNRSHTDTRIELTPNSASNTEQSSPKSMEVSC is encoded by the exons ATGGTGCTGGATATGGAAGATACAGTTTACCTGCTAAATAATGCA GAGCAAGATGTGGAGACTGTGCATGGCTCGGTCCATGTCACCATGTGTGGGACTCCCAGGGGGAACCGGCCAGCTATCCTCACCTACCATGATATTGGGCTGAATC aTAAAACTTGCTTCAATCCTCTCTTCAACTTTGAGGATATGCAGGAAATCACCCAGCACTTTGCAGTCTGCCATGTGGATGCACCTGGTCAGCAGGATGGAGCACCATCTTTCCAGGCCGG GTACGTGTACCCCTCCATGGATCAGCTGGCCGAAATGCTTCCTGGAATCCTGAAGCAGTTTGG GCTGAAGACCGTTATAGGAATGGGAACTGGAGCCGGTGCCTACATCTTAACCAGATTTGCT TTAAACCATGCGGAGATGGTGGAGGGATTAGTTCTCATTAATGTAAACCCTTGTGCTGAAGGTTGGATGGACTGGGCAGCAACTAAG ATTTCAGGTTGGACAAATGCTTTACCAGACATGGTCATTTCACATCTTTTTGGAAAG GAAGAGATTCACAGCAACCATGACCTGATCCATACTTATCGTCAGCATATTATTAATGATATGAATCAAACCAACCTTCATCTCTTTGTCAACTCTTACAACAG tCGGCGAGACCTAGAAATTGAGCGCCCTGTTCCTGGAATAAATGTTGTCACCCTTCA ATGCCCTGTCCTCTTGGTGGTTGGTGACAGCTCACCGGCGGTGGATGCAGTG GTTGAATGCAATTCAAAGCTGGACCCGACAAGGACCACACTTCTGAAG ATGGctgactgtggtgggcttccTCAAGTTTCCCAG CCTGCCAAGCTTGCAGAAGCTTTCAAATACTTTGTTCAGGGAATGGGATACA TCCCCTCTGCTAGCATGACCAGGCTGATGAGGTCCCGCACTGCTTCTGGCTCCAGCGTAACCTCTTTGGAAGGACAAAGGAGCCGGTCTCACACTGGGGAAGGCACGAGGAGCCGGTCTCACACTGGGGAAGGCACGAGGAGCCGGTCTCacaccggggatggtgccaggaACCGCtcccacacagacacacgcatCGAGCTGACGCCGAACTCGGCAAGCAACACTGAACAATCAAGCCCCAAGTCCATGGAAGTGTCCTGTTAG
- the NDRG1 gene encoding protein NDRG1 isoform X1 has product MLAVSSNRYQLLTMSTEFQDAHLAEVKPLVEKEEAITRLLPDFDVQEQDVETVHGSVHVTMCGTPRGNRPAILTYHDIGLNHKTCFNPLFNFEDMQEITQHFAVCHVDAPGQQDGAPSFQAGYVYPSMDQLAEMLPGILKQFGLKTVIGMGTGAGAYILTRFALNHAEMVEGLVLINVNPCAEGWMDWAATKISGWTNALPDMVISHLFGKEEIHSNHDLIHTYRQHIINDMNQTNLHLFVNSYNSRRDLEIERPVPGINVVTLQCPVLLVVGDSSPAVDAVVECNSKLDPTRTTLLKMADCGGLPQVSQPAKLAEAFKYFVQGMGYIPSASMTRLMRSRTASGSSVTSLEGQRSRSHTGEGTRSRSHTGEGTRSRSHTGDGARNRSHTDTRIELTPNSASNTEQSSPKSMEVSC; this is encoded by the exons GCTATCACTCGCCTCCTTCCAGACTTTGATGTTCAG GAGCAAGATGTGGAGACTGTGCATGGCTCGGTCCATGTCACCATGTGTGGGACTCCCAGGGGGAACCGGCCAGCTATCCTCACCTACCATGATATTGGGCTGAATC aTAAAACTTGCTTCAATCCTCTCTTCAACTTTGAGGATATGCAGGAAATCACCCAGCACTTTGCAGTCTGCCATGTGGATGCACCTGGTCAGCAGGATGGAGCACCATCTTTCCAGGCCGG GTACGTGTACCCCTCCATGGATCAGCTGGCCGAAATGCTTCCTGGAATCCTGAAGCAGTTTGG GCTGAAGACCGTTATAGGAATGGGAACTGGAGCCGGTGCCTACATCTTAACCAGATTTGCT TTAAACCATGCGGAGATGGTGGAGGGATTAGTTCTCATTAATGTAAACCCTTGTGCTGAAGGTTGGATGGACTGGGCAGCAACTAAG ATTTCAGGTTGGACAAATGCTTTACCAGACATGGTCATTTCACATCTTTTTGGAAAG GAAGAGATTCACAGCAACCATGACCTGATCCATACTTATCGTCAGCATATTATTAATGATATGAATCAAACCAACCTTCATCTCTTTGTCAACTCTTACAACAG tCGGCGAGACCTAGAAATTGAGCGCCCTGTTCCTGGAATAAATGTTGTCACCCTTCA ATGCCCTGTCCTCTTGGTGGTTGGTGACAGCTCACCGGCGGTGGATGCAGTG GTTGAATGCAATTCAAAGCTGGACCCGACAAGGACCACACTTCTGAAG ATGGctgactgtggtgggcttccTCAAGTTTCCCAG CCTGCCAAGCTTGCAGAAGCTTTCAAATACTTTGTTCAGGGAATGGGATACA TCCCCTCTGCTAGCATGACCAGGCTGATGAGGTCCCGCACTGCTTCTGGCTCCAGCGTAACCTCTTTGGAAGGACAAAGGAGCCGGTCTCACACTGGGGAAGGCACGAGGAGCCGGTCTCACACTGGGGAAGGCACGAGGAGCCGGTCTCacaccggggatggtgccaggaACCGCtcccacacagacacacgcatCGAGCTGACGCCGAACTCGGCAAGCAACACTGAACAATCAAGCCCCAAGTCCATGGAAGTGTCCTGTTAG
- the NDRG1 gene encoding protein NDRG1 isoform X2: MSTEFQDAHLAEVKPLVEKEEAITRLLPDFDVQEQDVETVHGSVHVTMCGTPRGNRPAILTYHDIGLNHKTCFNPLFNFEDMQEITQHFAVCHVDAPGQQDGAPSFQAGYVYPSMDQLAEMLPGILKQFGLKTVIGMGTGAGAYILTRFALNHAEMVEGLVLINVNPCAEGWMDWAATKISGWTNALPDMVISHLFGKEEIHSNHDLIHTYRQHIINDMNQTNLHLFVNSYNSRRDLEIERPVPGINVVTLQCPVLLVVGDSSPAVDAVVECNSKLDPTRTTLLKMADCGGLPQVSQPAKLAEAFKYFVQGMGYIPSASMTRLMRSRTASGSSVTSLEGQRSRSHTGEGTRSRSHTGEGTRSRSHTGDGARNRSHTDTRIELTPNSASNTEQSSPKSMEVSC, translated from the exons GCTATCACTCGCCTCCTTCCAGACTTTGATGTTCAG GAGCAAGATGTGGAGACTGTGCATGGCTCGGTCCATGTCACCATGTGTGGGACTCCCAGGGGGAACCGGCCAGCTATCCTCACCTACCATGATATTGGGCTGAATC aTAAAACTTGCTTCAATCCTCTCTTCAACTTTGAGGATATGCAGGAAATCACCCAGCACTTTGCAGTCTGCCATGTGGATGCACCTGGTCAGCAGGATGGAGCACCATCTTTCCAGGCCGG GTACGTGTACCCCTCCATGGATCAGCTGGCCGAAATGCTTCCTGGAATCCTGAAGCAGTTTGG GCTGAAGACCGTTATAGGAATGGGAACTGGAGCCGGTGCCTACATCTTAACCAGATTTGCT TTAAACCATGCGGAGATGGTGGAGGGATTAGTTCTCATTAATGTAAACCCTTGTGCTGAAGGTTGGATGGACTGGGCAGCAACTAAG ATTTCAGGTTGGACAAATGCTTTACCAGACATGGTCATTTCACATCTTTTTGGAAAG GAAGAGATTCACAGCAACCATGACCTGATCCATACTTATCGTCAGCATATTATTAATGATATGAATCAAACCAACCTTCATCTCTTTGTCAACTCTTACAACAG tCGGCGAGACCTAGAAATTGAGCGCCCTGTTCCTGGAATAAATGTTGTCACCCTTCA ATGCCCTGTCCTCTTGGTGGTTGGTGACAGCTCACCGGCGGTGGATGCAGTG GTTGAATGCAATTCAAAGCTGGACCCGACAAGGACCACACTTCTGAAG ATGGctgactgtggtgggcttccTCAAGTTTCCCAG CCTGCCAAGCTTGCAGAAGCTTTCAAATACTTTGTTCAGGGAATGGGATACA TCCCCTCTGCTAGCATGACCAGGCTGATGAGGTCCCGCACTGCTTCTGGCTCCAGCGTAACCTCTTTGGAAGGACAAAGGAGCCGGTCTCACACTGGGGAAGGCACGAGGAGCCGGTCTCACACTGGGGAAGGCACGAGGAGCCGGTCTCacaccggggatggtgccaggaACCGCtcccacacagacacacgcatCGAGCTGACGCCGAACTCGGCAAGCAACACTGAACAATCAAGCCCCAAGTCCATGGAAGTGTCCTGTTAG